In one Lachnospiraceae bacterium GAM79 genomic region, the following are encoded:
- the cls gene encoding cardiolipin synthase: MKKLLNRLFSRMVITCLLVAAQLIFFMVEVFKLQQYYVLVAAILHLLSFIAVMHLLLKDVNPSIKLAWIVPILMFPVLGGLLYLLYGHIIMPKKLEKYMKHAAEWDYETDLYANMAYFSDVIKGQQPYRLFKYTEDYAGSLVYQNTDVRYYPMGEDVWPDFVDDLKEAKKYIFLEYFIINPGEMWDTVLDILKEKVKEGVEVRLIYDDIGSVFYVPKYYWREMGSYGIKCMAFNQVVPFLATIFNNRDHRKIAVMDGKVAYTGGFNLSDEYINKKAPYGKWKDNGIRMEGDAAWRFTILFLQLWNSIRNEDKHILSYRPTEQKKHLNDGYLQPYTTNPLKKEPIGENIYMQMINDAREYVYIFTPYLIVCNEMMTALKLAAKRGIDVRIVTPAIPDKKMIFRMTQSSYKELLRAGVKIYQYTPGFIHSKCILTDDNLTSIGSINMDNRSFYHHFECGVLVYDSSIIAEVKYDMVSTMRESEEITLDWCKEHMSRITLVDAFLRLLSPLL; encoded by the coding sequence ATGAAGAAACTATTGAACAGGTTATTTAGTCGAATGGTAATTACATGTCTGCTGGTAGCGGCGCAGTTGATCTTCTTTATGGTAGAAGTATTCAAGCTGCAGCAATACTATGTATTGGTGGCGGCTATTCTGCATTTGTTAAGTTTTATAGCTGTGATGCATCTGTTATTAAAGGATGTGAATCCGTCAATTAAACTGGCATGGATCGTTCCGATCCTGATGTTTCCGGTTCTCGGTGGTCTGCTTTATCTGCTCTATGGACATATCATTATGCCGAAGAAGTTAGAGAAATACATGAAGCATGCGGCAGAATGGGACTACGAGACGGATCTGTATGCCAATATGGCATATTTTAGTGATGTGATAAAAGGGCAGCAGCCATACCGGTTGTTCAAATATACAGAAGATTATGCAGGTTCGCTTGTATATCAGAATACGGATGTCCGGTATTATCCGATGGGTGAAGATGTCTGGCCGGATTTTGTTGATGATCTGAAAGAGGCAAAGAAGTATATTTTCCTTGAATACTTTATTATTAATCCGGGTGAAATGTGGGATACGGTTCTTGACATCCTAAAAGAGAAAGTAAAAGAGGGCGTGGAAGTCCGTCTGATCTATGATGACATCGGCTCAGTCTTTTATGTGCCAAAGTATTACTGGCGTGAGATGGGGAGCTATGGGATCAAATGTATGGCATTTAATCAGGTGGTTCCATTTCTGGCAACGATCTTTAATAACAGGGATCATCGGAAAATCGCGGTTATGGATGGTAAGGTTGCCTATACCGGCGGCTTTAATCTGTCCGATGAGTATATAAATAAGAAAGCGCCTTATGGCAAATGGAAGGATAATGGTATCCGTATGGAAGGTGATGCTGCATGGCGTTTTACAATCCTGTTTTTACAGCTGTGGAACAGTATCCGAAATGAAGATAAGCATATCTTAAGCTATCGTCCAACAGAGCAGAAGAAACATTTGAACGATGGATATCTTCAACCATATACGACAAATCCGCTCAAGAAAGAGCCGATTGGCGAGAACATATATATGCAGATGATCAATGACGCAAGAGAGTATGTATATATCTTTACACCATATCTGATCGTATGCAATGAGATGATGACAGCATTAAAGCTTGCGGCAAAGAGAGGTATCGATGTCCGGATCGTAACACCGGCGATTCCGGATAAGAAGATGATCTTTCGTATGACACAGTCGAGCTACAAAGAGCTGCTTCGTGCTGGCGTGAAGATCTATCAGTACACACCGGGATTTATCCATTCCAAATGTATCCTGACGGATGATAATCTGACATCGATCGGTTCTATCAATATGGATAACCGAAGTTTTTATCATCATTTTGAATGTGGTGTATTGGTATATGATTCCAGTATCATTGCAGAAGTGAAGTACGATATGGTTTCAACGATGAGGGAATCCGAAGAGATCACACTGGACTGGTGTAAGGAGCATATGTCAAGAATTACACTGGTGGATGCTTTCCTCAGACTGTTATCGCCACTGCTTTAA
- a CDS encoding ABC transporter ATP-binding protein produces MDMITARGIKRCFTVGNGEPFYALKGIDLDIPEGKLAILKGRSGSGKTTLLNILSALDDATEGQVIIENNDLSEMSVADKEKLRRFDIGFVFQSVALIPIMNAYENVDFGLRLAEYEGNRDSRIREVLEMVGLSSRMYHMPNQMSGGEQQRVAIARAVAHKPKVIFADEPTGALDTASGLNVMRLFKDLVAKEGITIVMTTHDPNLMELGDVVFEIEDGEIIGKA; encoded by the coding sequence ATGGATATGATTACTGCAAGAGGAATAAAACGATGCTTTACGGTTGGAAACGGCGAACCATTTTATGCTCTTAAGGGAATTGATCTGGATATTCCTGAAGGCAAGCTTGCAATATTAAAAGGTCGATCCGGTTCCGGTAAGACGACATTGTTAAATATACTGAGTGCTCTTGATGATGCAACGGAGGGACAGGTTATTATAGAAAATAATGACCTGTCAGAGATGTCTGTTGCGGATAAAGAGAAATTAAGACGATTTGATATTGGATTTGTATTTCAGTCGGTTGCGTTGATTCCGATCATGAATGCATACGAAAATGTTGATTTCGGACTCCGCTTGGCGGAGTATGAAGGCAATCGTGATTCACGAATTCGCGAAGTACTGGAGATGGTTGGACTGAGTTCCAGAATGTATCATATGCCAAATCAGATGTCCGGTGGTGAGCAGCAGCGTGTAGCTATAGCAAGGGCAGTTGCTCATAAGCCAAAAGTTATATTTGCAGATGAACCGACGGGAGCACTTGATACGGCTTCCGGATTGAATGTCATGCGGTTGTTCAAGGATCTGGTTGCAAAAGAAGGAATAACCATTGTTATGACGACCCACGATCCAAACCTGATGGAACTTGGAGATGTTGTATTTGAGATAGAGGATGGTGAGATCATTGGCAAAGCATAG
- a CDS encoding ABC transporter ATP-binding protein — protein sequence MIDCDSLVKIYKTDEVEVMALQGLELTIKKGELMAVIGKSGSGKSTLLNMIGGLERPTAGKLYVDGKDLFAMTDKELVEYRKHTVGFVWQKNSRNLLPYMTALENVQVPMYFDKDNKADREKKAYDLLCKVGLKEKVNSYPSQMSGGEQQRVAIAIALANDPKILLADEPTGAVDSKTSDMIQDLFRKLNEELGITVIIVTHDISLANKVSRVVMIADGKISTEKIMKEDYRKRINDMEGVNFNGSDSHEEYSVLDKAHRVQISDDILEAAGIDTNKVKIQVVDGKVVISKE from the coding sequence ATCATTGATTGTGACAGCCTGGTTAAGATCTACAAGACAGATGAAGTTGAGGTTATGGCACTTCAGGGACTGGAGCTTACAATCAAAAAAGGTGAGCTGATGGCGGTTATCGGTAAATCCGGTAGCGGTAAATCAACGCTGTTAAATATGATCGGCGGTCTGGAACGTCCTACGGCGGGTAAGCTGTATGTAGATGGTAAGGATCTGTTTGCCATGACTGATAAGGAATTGGTGGAATACAGAAAGCATACGGTTGGGTTTGTATGGCAGAAGAATTCCAGAAACCTGCTTCCTTATATGACAGCACTAGAGAACGTTCAGGTTCCGATGTATTTTGACAAAGATAATAAAGCGGACAGAGAAAAGAAAGCATATGATCTGTTATGTAAAGTGGGATTGAAGGAAAAGGTGAATTCTTATCCGTCTCAGATGTCCGGTGGTGAGCAGCAGCGAGTTGCGATCGCGATTGCACTTGCAAATGACCCGAAGATACTTCTGGCAGATGAGCCGACAGGTGCAGTTGATTCCAAGACGTCGGATATGATACAGGATCTGTTCCGGAAACTGAATGAGGAGCTTGGTATTACGGTTATCATAGTAACACATGATATCAGTCTGGCAAATAAGGTAAGCCGAGTGGTTATGATCGCTGATGGCAAGATCAGTACAGAGAAGATTATGAAAGAGGACTATCGGAAAAGAATTAATGACATGGAAGGCGTTAATTTCAACGGATCAGATTCTCATGAGGAATATTCAGTTCTGGATAAAGCGCATCGTGTTCAGATCAGTGATGATATTCTGGAGGCAGCAGGAATTGACACAAATAAAGTAAAGATTCAGGTTGTTGACGGAAAAGTTGTAATATCAAAAGAATAA
- a CDS encoding O-antigen ligase family protein, which yields MGKVDQKNKRGDIYKITDAVIHLYLVYMFVIFPLVLHDGYKDITITKYNFFKNGVLALLIIMALLLVLYLTDRSGNTGHPGSDRAVSKKHTILASDVFMVLFLIAGFFAFLAAKDRMAAFTGELGRRCGFAFLLLVGAAYICVAVGCSVKEWIYPVFACVSGLTYLMSILQHLEIDLFHLYASIRFDQRPMFISTFGNINMYASFLCLTIPLFMAAGMYADKCWKRVLYTFVLFLGGMAVIAANSDVAYIGIGVPMVVLLLAGIRNRVKTYDDRMVIGQNSTCDPFLGWLIGYAGIVLGYTVMAFLTTGTGKGYDKLTGLAKLVDHRLILTIESIVLVIGSLLYGWGSRKKADCVVAQKKGLRSVKDKKQASTMGCWKVIFWSVVGILILTAFVTVVTGVGNQWEIFTFDDEWGNYRGYVWNRLFRIYQDLPFVNKVFGTGNESIYTLMSARYSDEMIEVTGTVYDSAHNEYLQYLVTMGIVGLITYLGLIITSIVNGVKLVKENPLCMPLLAGMIGYVVQAFVNVEQPITTPFLFLFLALMAGMRRRS from the coding sequence ATGGGAAAAGTAGATCAGAAGAACAAAAGAGGAGATATTTATAAGATAACGGATGCAGTGATCCATCTGTATCTGGTCTATATGTTTGTGATTTTTCCTCTGGTTCTGCATGATGGATATAAAGATATTACCATAACAAAATATAATTTTTTTAAGAACGGTGTTCTGGCACTTCTTATAATCATGGCACTGCTTCTGGTTCTGTATCTGACAGATCGTTCGGGAAATACAGGTCATCCGGGAAGTGATAGGGCAGTATCAAAAAAACATACCATACTGGCATCGGATGTCTTTATGGTTTTGTTTTTGATTGCAGGATTTTTTGCTTTTTTAGCAGCAAAGGATCGGATGGCGGCATTCACCGGGGAATTGGGAAGAAGATGCGGTTTCGCATTTTTGCTTCTCGTCGGAGCAGCCTATATCTGCGTGGCAGTAGGATGCAGCGTGAAAGAATGGATCTATCCGGTATTTGCCTGTGTGAGTGGACTTACATATCTGATGAGTATTCTGCAGCATCTGGAGATTGATCTGTTTCATCTGTATGCGTCGATTCGATTTGACCAGAGACCGATGTTTATATCGACATTTGGCAATATTAATATGTACGCAAGTTTTCTCTGCTTGACGATCCCGTTATTTATGGCGGCAGGCATGTATGCAGACAAATGCTGGAAGCGTGTGTTATATACATTCGTTTTGTTCCTTGGAGGAATGGCAGTTATTGCCGCAAATAGTGATGTAGCTTATATTGGTATCGGAGTACCGATGGTGGTGCTGTTATTAGCAGGGATAAGAAATCGGGTAAAGACATATGATGATCGTATGGTGATCGGACAAAATTCCACCTGTGACCCGTTTTTAGGTTGGCTTATAGGATATGCCGGTATCGTTCTTGGTTATACGGTGATGGCATTTCTTACGACCGGAACCGGAAAGGGATACGATAAGCTGACAGGGCTTGCAAAGCTGGTGGATCATCGCCTGATTTTAACAATTGAATCTATAGTGTTGGTGATAGGCAGTCTGCTCTACGGATGGGGCAGTAGAAAAAAGGCAGATTGTGTAGTTGCCCAAAAGAAAGGTTTAAGGTCTGTTAAGGATAAAAAGCAGGCATCTACAATGGGATGTTGGAAGGTAATATTTTGGAGCGTGGTTGGGATATTGATCCTTACTGCATTTGTAACAGTGGTAACAGGAGTCGGCAACCAGTGGGAGATATTTACCTTTGACGATGAATGGGGCAATTACCGGGGATATGTCTGGAACAGACTTTTCCGGATTTATCAGGATCTTCCATTTGTGAATAAGGTATTTGGTACGGGAAATGAGAGTATCTATACATTGATGTCCGCAAGGTACAGTGATGAGATGATAGAAGTGACAGGAACAGTCTATGACAGTGCACATAATGAATATCTGCAATATTTGGTAACTATGGGTATCGTTGGTCTTATCACATACCTTGGGCTTATCATTACGTCCATTGTGAATGGAGTGAAGCTGGTAAAGGAAAATCCTTTATGTATGCCGCTTCTTGCAGGCATGATAGGATATGTCGTACAAGCATTTGTAAATGTGGAACAGCCGATCACGACACCGTTTTTATTCCTGTTTCTTGCGCTTATGGCAGGAATGAGAAGGAGAAGTTGA
- a CDS encoding DUF6034 family protein gives MRKKKFTKMTALLLVTALSAATVFSGCNKKVDYDVDGDGNSENSGSGDSGALASRLGIPESYEGDIEVGDSGLKSIKIKDDDISVPASDSMSIINYKSNTFDNAYKQKVCEAVFDKSKGIYVYDWEHQTKSDLQSQIDSFQAMLEEAKASGDTETESYCNEYISYLEDEMTNATDERTGAGDYSATDFIGNIGDNEYMLSFSDSEEGLGANFELSYYPSEGLINYKPHEGATYVYAYDAQYGDEDVDESMPNSCTFTQDEAVSLAQEFLSSCGIDDVIPTYTSQLLWEYYDTSYDVVATEYDGYIMTFGRSVNGTAPYSADLSMVDSLSSDDDVWYDSTSETFTIQVDSNGVINASCYPLLAPTGDEQKNVELMSWKDLLSALNKNVPAYYTENKTSYNDIEYNDVRLTYYCMKDESQENIYQYVPVWIFAQADEEDGNYDFDYPVQAIMVNAVDGTIYDLKEVLQSTDASAYYDDTMDSTYTIDGEEDGSDEYDDDTIIGGDDGSDDTDIDSSDVDNEKDSSDIDTLESSDDAIADVE, from the coding sequence ATGAGAAAGAAAAAGTTCACAAAAATGACAGCTCTGCTTTTAGTAACAGCATTGTCAGCAGCAACCGTTTTTTCCGGCTGTAATAAAAAGGTGGATTATGATGTGGATGGAGACGGAAACAGTGAAAACAGTGGTTCGGGAGATAGTGGTGCGCTTGCTTCACGTCTGGGAATTCCTGAATCCTATGAGGGAGATATTGAGGTCGGTGATTCCGGATTAAAGAGTATTAAGATAAAAGATGACGATATAAGTGTTCCGGCATCTGACAGCATGTCTATCATTAACTATAAAAGTAATACATTTGACAATGCATATAAGCAGAAAGTTTGCGAGGCAGTGTTTGATAAATCAAAAGGAATCTATGTATATGACTGGGAACATCAGACAAAGAGTGATCTTCAGTCGCAGATTGACTCCTTCCAGGCAATGTTAGAAGAGGCAAAGGCATCGGGAGACACAGAGACAGAGAGCTATTGTAATGAATATATATCTTATCTGGAAGATGAGATGACGAATGCAACAGACGAACGTACAGGTGCGGGTGATTACAGTGCAACAGATTTTATAGGTAATATCGGTGATAATGAATATATGCTTTCATTTTCAGATTCAGAAGAGGGACTGGGAGCAAATTTTGAACTGTCCTATTATCCGTCCGAAGGACTTATAAATTATAAGCCACATGAGGGCGCTACATATGTTTATGCATATGATGCGCAGTATGGTGATGAAGATGTAGATGAAAGCATGCCGAACAGCTGTACATTTACACAGGATGAGGCAGTTTCTCTTGCACAGGAATTCCTGAGCAGCTGTGGTATTGATGATGTGATCCCTACATATACATCCCAGCTTTTATGGGAATATTACGATACCTCATATGACGTTGTAGCGACAGAATACGACGGATATATCATGACATTTGGACGTTCGGTAAATGGTACTGCACCATATAGTGCGGATCTGTCCATGGTAGATTCCCTTTCATCCGATGATGATGTCTGGTATGATTCAACATCTGAGACATTTACGATACAGGTTGATTCAAACGGAGTGATCAATGCAAGCTGTTATCCGCTTCTTGCACCGACAGGAGATGAGCAGAAGAATGTAGAACTGATGAGCTGGAAAGATCTGTTAAGTGCATTGAATAAGAATGTACCGGCATACTATACAGAAAATAAGACTTCTTATAATGATATTGAATATAACGATGTAAGACTTACGTATTATTGCATGAAGGATGAATCGCAGGAGAATATATATCAATATGTACCGGTATGGATATTCGCACAGGCAGATGAAGAAGATGGAAATTATGATTTTGATTATCCTGTACAGGCAATCATGGTAAATGCAGTTGACGGAACGATATATGATCTGAAAGAGGTTCTTCAGAGTACAGATGCATCCGCTTATTATGATGATACGATGGACAGCACTTATACTATCGACGGAGAAGAAGACGGATCAGATGAATATGATGATGACACCATTATAGGTGGAGATGATGGTTCAGACGATACAGATATCGATTCAAGTGATGTAGATAATGAGAAAGACAGCTCAGATATTGATACACTGGAAAGTAGCGATGATGCCATTGCCGATGTAGAATAA
- a CDS encoding metal-sensing transcriptional repressor: protein MEEPCCHCHKTKQRTEGEYKKLMNRLNRIEGQIRGIKGMLEKDAYCTDILVQVAAVNSALNSFNKELLAEHIRTCVIEDIKAGKEDTVDDLVDTIKKLMK, encoded by the coding sequence ATGGAAGAACCATGTTGCCATTGTCATAAAACAAAACAGAGAACAGAAGGTGAATATAAGAAGCTGATGAACCGGCTGAATCGGATCGAAGGTCAGATCCGTGGAATCAAGGGGATGCTGGAAAAGGATGCATATTGTACGGATATATTAGTACAGGTTGCTGCTGTCAATTCTGCATTGAACAGCTTTAATAAGGAACTTCTCGCAGAGCATATCCGAACCTGCGTGATCGAGGATATCAAAGCAGGAAAAGAGGATACAGTGGATGATCTGGTTGATACTATTAAAAAATTAATGAAATAA
- a CDS encoding heavy metal translocating P-type ATPase yields the protein MDKYNVTGMSCSACSASVEKAVKKVKGIDSCTVSLLTNSMTVEGKADPKAVIEAVEKAGYGASLMTGEDRKDAGKKQAMDADELDNHAALHKMKVRLIASIVMLIPLMYISMGHMMWGWPLPAIISDNHVAMGLIQMLFAIAIMVVNQKFFINGFKGVIHGAPGMDTLVALGSGASFIYSTYVLFAMTDAVMRQDNDRVMTLMHDFYFESAAMILALITVGKTLEEYSKGRTTDALKGLMKLAPKTAIVLRGEEEQEVAAEDVTVGDVFIVRPGSSVPVDGVVIEGNSAVDESALSGESLPVDKAEGDKVSAATINKSGYLKCRATRVGTDTTLSQIIEMVSDAAATKAPIAKIADKVSGIFVPAVLICSLITIIVWIIAGESTGFVLARGISVLVISCPCALGLATPVAVMVGNGVGAKQGILFKNAAALEMTGKTDVVILDKTGTITNGTPEVVDVVPENGYSETDLLTFAASLEQYSEHPIGKAIMEYVGQKEIKPQKIEDFQVLPGNGLRCRLSSGAASQNESVFYAGQNHSQISDHILLGGNEKFISRYVTLSETDKTLAEELASQGKTPIYLAIDENKLIGILAVADTIKDDGILAIKELKEMNYSVVMLTGDNAKTAEAIGKQAGVDQVIADVLPDGKEAVVRELMKEHRVIMVGDGINDAPALTRADIGMAIGAGTDVAIDAADVVLMREGLRTVPAAIRLSMATIRNIKENLFWAFIYNIIGIPLAAGVWYPMFGWKLNPMFGAFAMSLSSFCVVMNALRLNFVKIYVNNSKYRIHQKMGSKNVEGNNKIEKETGTMNKTVYIEGMMCGHCEARVKKAFEALPQVTEAEVSHEKKQAVLTLSGELSDKEIKNTVKEAGYKVTSIK from the coding sequence TTGGATAAATATAACGTAACAGGAATGAGCTGTAGTGCCTGCAGCGCAAGTGTGGAAAAGGCAGTAAAGAAAGTGAAAGGGATTGACAGTTGTACAGTCAGTCTGCTTACAAATTCGATGACGGTAGAAGGAAAGGCTGATCCAAAAGCAGTTATCGAAGCAGTAGAGAAGGCAGGATACGGAGCCAGTCTGATGACAGGAGAAGACCGGAAGGATGCCGGGAAGAAGCAGGCGATGGATGCAGATGAACTGGATAATCATGCAGCTCTGCACAAGATGAAGGTCCGGCTGATCGCATCTATCGTTATGTTAATTCCGCTGATGTATATTTCCATGGGACATATGATGTGGGGATGGCCGCTTCCGGCGATCATCAGTGATAACCATGTCGCTATGGGACTGATCCAGATGTTATTTGCAATTGCGATCATGGTTGTAAACCAGAAGTTTTTTATTAATGGATTTAAAGGTGTGATCCATGGAGCACCGGGTATGGATACATTAGTAGCACTTGGCTCAGGTGCATCCTTTATTTACAGCACATATGTATTATTTGCGATGACAGATGCTGTGATGAGACAGGATAACGATCGTGTTATGACCTTGATGCATGATTTTTATTTTGAATCGGCAGCGATGATTCTTGCACTTATAACGGTTGGTAAGACTCTCGAGGAATATTCCAAAGGACGTACGACAGATGCCTTAAAGGGATTAATGAAGCTTGCACCCAAAACAGCTATTGTTCTTCGTGGTGAAGAAGAACAGGAAGTCGCTGCTGAGGATGTGACAGTCGGAGATGTATTTATCGTCCGTCCGGGTTCCAGTGTTCCGGTAGATGGTGTGGTTATAGAAGGAAACAGTGCGGTTGATGAGTCTGCTTTATCCGGTGAGAGCCTTCCGGTTGATAAAGCTGAGGGAGATAAGGTATCTGCCGCAACGATCAATAAATCCGGTTATCTGAAATGTCGGGCTACCAGAGTCGGTACAGATACGACCTTATCCCAGATCATTGAGATGGTCAGTGATGCAGCAGCAACAAAAGCTCCGATCGCAAAGATCGCAGATAAGGTATCCGGTATTTTTGTTCCGGCTGTATTGATCTGTTCTCTGATCACTATTATTGTATGGATCATTGCAGGAGAGAGCACAGGATTTGTACTTGCCAGAGGAATATCGGTGCTTGTGATCAGTTGTCCGTGTGCACTTGGACTTGCAACGCCGGTTGCCGTAATGGTAGGTAATGGTGTCGGAGCAAAACAGGGTATCTTATTTAAGAATGCAGCGGCACTTGAGATGACAGGAAAAACAGATGTGGTTATATTAGATAAGACAGGAACGATCACAAACGGAACGCCGGAAGTGGTAGATGTAGTTCCGGAAAATGGATACAGTGAGACAGATCTGCTTACCTTTGCAGCAAGTCTGGAGCAGTACAGTGAGCATCCGATCGGCAAAGCCATTATGGAATATGTCGGACAGAAGGAAATTAAGCCACAGAAAATCGAAGATTTTCAGGTGCTTCCGGGAAATGGACTCCGCTGTAGATTAAGCAGTGGGGCGGCTTCACAGAATGAAAGTGTATTTTATGCAGGACAGAACCATTCTCAGATATCAGATCATATTTTGCTGGGAGGAAATGAAAAATTCATCAGCCGGTATGTAACCTTATCCGAGACGGATAAGACACTGGCAGAAGAATTAGCCTCACAGGGTAAGACGCCGATCTATCTGGCAATCGATGAGAATAAACTGATCGGTATCCTTGCAGTTGCAGATACGATCAAAGATGATGGAATCCTTGCGATCAAAGAATTAAAAGAGATGAATTATTCAGTTGTTATGTTAACCGGAGATAATGCAAAGACAGCAGAAGCAATCGGTAAACAGGCAGGTGTTGACCAAGTGATCGCTGATGTACTGCCGGATGGAAAAGAAGCGGTAGTAAGAGAACTGATGAAGGAGCACCGTGTAATCATGGTTGGTGACGGCATTAATGATGCCCCGGCATTAACCCGTGCGGATATCGGTATGGCGATCGGAGCCGGAACCGATGTTGCGATCGATGCGGCAGATGTGGTACTGATGCGGGAAGGCCTTCGAACCGTTCCTGCAGCGATCCGGTTAAGTATGGCAACGATACGAAATATCAAAGAGAACCTGTTCTGGGCATTTATTTATAACATTATCGGAATACCGCTTGCCGCAGGTGTCTGGTATCCGATGTTTGGCTGGAAATTAAACCCGATGTTTGGAGCATTTGCCATGAGCCTTTCCAGTTTTTGTGTAGTAATGAATGCATTACGGTTGAATTTCGTGAAGATATATGTTAATAATAGTAAATACAGAATACACCAAAAAATGGGATCAAAAAATGTTGAGGGAAATAATAAGATAGAAAAGGAGACTGGTACGATGAATAAGACGGTGTATATAGAAGGAATGATGTGCGGACACTGCGAGGCAAGAGTGAAGAAAGCATTTGAGGCACTTCCACAGGTAACAGAAGCGGAGGTCAGCCATGAGAAGAAGCAGGCGGTGCTTACTTTAAGTGGCGAGTTATCCGATAAAGAGATTAAGAATACAGTGAAGGAAGCCGGATATAAGGTAACTTCGATCAAGTAA